DNA sequence from the Candidatus Parvarchaeota archaeon genome:
TAATCCAGCTTGCTGAGCGCTGCGTCATGATTGCGTCAACAACAAGCTCCGCGTCAGAGCGCGGGGCGCCTAGCGCCATCACTTCTGCCAGAAGCTCGTACATGCCTTTTTTTGTTTCGCCTGCCATTTTTTGGTCGCCTTGCAACTAGATTAGCATTTCTTTTGGAATTTTACTTCTTTTGGGATTTTGTTACTTATTGAAA
Encoded proteins:
- a CDS encoding GlyGly-CTERM sorting domain-containing protein (This protein contains a GlyGly-CTERM protein-sorting domain, as detected by TIGR03501. These domains are found at the C-terminus of secreted proteins in organisms that possess both rhombosortase, which is an intramembrane serine proteinase (see TIGR03902), and a type II secretion system (T2SS). In at least some cases, such as VesB from Vibrio cholerae, cleavage by rhombosortase is followed first by attachment of a glycerophosphoethanolamine-containing moiety, then by transport by the T2SS across the outer membrane and release into the medium in soluble form.); protein product: MSISFGILLLLGFCYLLKMKFLKTF